The segment GCGGATGGCTGGATTTGGTAGCTTTAAAATATGCCGTTGAGATTAATGGGATCACCCAGCTAATTATGATGAAAGGAGATGTTCTTAGCGGTTTTGAAACTTTAAAAGTTTGTACAGCTTATAATTATAAGGGTGAGGAAATTTCTCATTTCCCATACAATATTGAAGCTGAAAATGTAACCCCTGTGTATACTACGATGAAAGGTTGGAAAGAAGATCTCACTAAAATGACATCTGAAGATGATCTTCCACAGGAATTTAAGGATTACGTAGCCTTTCTTGAAAAGGAACTACAAGTGCCAATTTCGGTTGTATCTGTAGGACCGGACCGAAAACAAACCATCCGAAGATAAATTTAAAACTGTAGAATAAAAAAATGCTTTTCAGAAACTGAAAAGCATTTTTTATTTTCAATTGGTAAGTACTAAGGGTTCACAATAAATAAACCGGCAATCCTACTCGCTGTTTCACCAGACATTGGTTCATCAAATGCCTGAGATACTGCAACAGCTTGAAAATCTGTAGCATCAACAAGGTTTACACCTCCCTGAGTAACATTTTCTTCACCGTTATACACATCCTGAGTGGCTTCCGGCATTCCGGGTCCTCTGTTGTCGAGCGTAATCCAGCCCAGCGCGTTTTGATTAAGATCTTCTCCTATTACATTAGCTCTAAGTCTTCTTATTTCTGAAGCATGTCTCGCTTCCACGGAATGAATTTGGAGTGCAGGCCTAAGAAATTGAGTTCCCATAAGGTTACCAGCCTGTCCTTTATAAGCTCGTACACCAGTATCTTCAAAAGCCTGTGCAAGGGCTAATAATTGAGCATAAGCCATTTCCTGGCCAATTCCATTTTCATTGAAAGGATCAAACATTCCTCCCACTGTAAAGTCAAATTCAGGAGATTCAACTGAGTTATCTCCCAGCCCGCTTTGCAGGAAATCAACGTGAGCGTCTTCATGTTTTGATATTTGCATGTAAATAGCTTCAGCTTTACTTCCTGCAGGAAGTACTCCGGAATCCAGAGCTTTCATGTAAAATTCAGCTTCAAGATATTCAAGTGTGAGAGCAAGTTGTAAGGCAGAAACCGCAGAATTTGCATCCTGGGCAGCAAAAGCTTTTGAAGAACCCGATGCAAGGCCAAAAGGAACTGCTACCATTGCAGCTTTCTTACTTAAAGAACCAAGGGTTCCAAACATTTCTCTTCTGGAAGCAGTCTTTTTTGTTAGACTTTCAGAAGTAAATTCGTCTAAAAATTTTATAATATTCATAGTGTGATTTCTTTTAAATTAGAGGTACGTCTTAAGATCCGGTTGGCAGGTTATTAGCTGTAAATTCAGTTACAATAAAGCCTTTGTCTCCAACTTCCTGTAATACCTGGGCAGGTGTTTTCGCCAGGTCAAGACCATTCTCATCTATTATCTCATCTCCTGCAAAAGCTGTATCGCTTTCAAGGAACAAAGATCTTATCGCCGCAGCGTGCCGCGCTTCTACAGAAACAATTTTTCCTGCAATCACAAGATAATTGGGAGTTTCCAGTAAACTTCCCGCACCATTATATGCTGCCACCCCGGTATCTTCAAGTACTTGTGCAGTTGATAGAACAGAATCTCTACTGCTAAAATTTACACCGCTAAAATCGAATTCAAGTTCCGGTAAAACCATATTTGGTGCTGCAGCCGTAATTGCAGCTTTAAAGAATTCCCGGTGAATTACTTCATGTTTATAAAGGTCCTCCAGAATCAGTTTTTCTTCTGCAGTTGCCGATGCCCAGTAAGAGCCATCCATAACATTGGTGTAAAAAGCTGCTTCCAGCTGTTCCAGTGCATAAGCATAATTTAAAATTCCCACGTCGCCACTACCCAGGTCAAATATTTCTCCTGAAGGTGTCTCTGGCATATTGTCCATGTCATCATTATCGCTGCACGAATAAAGCATTAAGCCTGAGTAACCACGACAAGGCTACCCATCTTAAGAAATTTCCGACGGGAGTTGTTTGAATTTTGCTGCAAATCTTCCTTTTGCACTTTTAAAAGGGGTTTTTTCATAATATGTGTTTTTGATCTCACCAAACTTACCTGTCTTTGCTGCTGAAGGAGAATTCTCGCAGTTAAACTTTTATTAACGAAAATCCTAAAACCTTAAATAATCATAATTTTAAGTAAACTTTATGTTCTGTTTATTGTTGAAAAATCAGTATTTTGAGGAAAATGATAAAATTTTTTCAAAAATAATAGTGCTAATCATAGATATAGTAGTCTGTACATAAGGAAATATTAAAGGCACAATTTGTGCTCTTTTAATTACTTTTGATCCAAATATTATTTAATTGAAATTTTCAGCAAATTCTTTTTTGTTTCTTGTCATAATACTTTTGGCTGTGATCCCTGAAGCTAATGCTCAGGGAAGGCTGATAGATTATGAAAGCGAGCGACAAATTATTAATGAGGAGCAATATCCCGGTGCAGTTGTTCTTAGCGGTATAAACGAACAGGTTTATTTTAATCACGAAGGAATTGAGGTATGGTGTAATAACGCAGTCTTTTACCGGGAAGCAAATTTTTTTAAAGCATACGGTGATGTTAGGATGCAACAGGGAGATACGGTAACAATGCAGAGTAATTATGCTGAATATAACGGCACCACGCAATTTGCTTTTGCAAGTGGGAAAGTAAAAATGACCCGCCCTCAAACCACTCTGGAAACTGACACCCTCTTTTTTAACCGTGTAAAACAGCAGGCTTACTTTACGAGTGGTGGAACGGTGACAGATACTGCCAGTGTCTTAAAAAGCCTAATTGGCAGATATTTTATGGAGGAAGACAAATACTCCTTTGTGACTAATGTGGTTCTTACCAATCCTGAGTATGTTATTAATTCAGCTCAACTGGATTTTTATTCAGATACGGGACACGCTTACTTCTACGGGCCCACGACAATAGAAAGTGAAACCAGCACCGTTTATTGTGAGCGCGGCTTTTATGACACGCGTGCAGATGAGGGTTACTTTGTAAAGAATTCCAGAATTGATTACGAGAACAGGATCCTGGAGGGAGATAGTCTTTATTTTAATCGAAGTAACAGTTTCGCCTCTGCCACAAATAATATACGGGTTACTGATACCCTTAATAAAAGTTTAATAACCGGGCATTATGCTGAAGTATTTCGCGACCGGGATTCAGTTTTTATTACAAAAAGAGCAGTGGCAGCTACGGTTCAGGATAATGATT is part of the Antarcticibacterium sp. 1MA-6-2 genome and harbors:
- a CDS encoding ferritin-like domain-containing protein, with amino-acid sequence MNIIKFLDEFTSESLTKKTASRREMFGTLGSLSKKAAMVAVPFGLASGSSKAFAAQDANSAVSALQLALTLEYLEAEFYMKALDSGVLPAGSKAEAIYMQISKHEDAHVDFLQSGLGDNSVESPEFDFTVGGMFDPFNENGIGQEMAYAQLLALAQAFEDTGVRAYKGQAGNLMGTQFLRPALQIHSVEARHASEIRRLRANVIGEDLNQNALGWITLDNRGPGMPEATQDVYNGEENVTQGGVNLVDATDFQAVAVSQAFDEPMSGETASRIAGLFIVNP
- a CDS encoding OstA-like protein; amino-acid sequence: MKFSANSFLFLVIILLAVIPEANAQGRLIDYESERQIINEEQYPGAVVLSGINEQVYFNHEGIEVWCNNAVFYREANFFKAYGDVRMQQGDTVTMQSNYAEYNGTTQFAFASGKVKMTRPQTTLETDTLFFNRVKQQAYFTSGGTVTDTASVLKSLIGRYFMEEDKYSFVTNVVLTNPEYVINSAQLDFYSDTGHAYFYGPTTIESETSTVYCERGFYDTRADEGYFVKNSRIDYENRILEGDSLYFNRSNSFASATNNIRVTDTLNKSLITGHYAEVFRDRDSVFITKRAVAATVQDNDSIFIHSDTLMITSKPENRIIRGFYDVRMYKSDMSGKSDSIYVNQKTLGLTKLINLQAGPVTSVTVKRSPVLWSSGSQMTGDTIHLLSDPKTEKLDSLKVFDNAFLIQKDSIEGFNQVKGKELT
- a CDS encoding ferritin-like domain-containing protein; protein product: MLYSCSDNDDMDNMPETPSGEIFDLGSGDVGILNYAYALEQLEAAFYTNVMDGSYWASATAEEKLILEDLYKHEVIHREFFKAAITAAAPNMVLPELEFDFSGVNFSSRDSVLSTAQVLEDTGVAAYNGAGSLLETPNYLVIAGKIVSVEARHAAAIRSLFLESDTAFAGDEIIDENGLDLAKTPAQVLQEVGDKGFIVTEFTANNLPTGS